One Leifsonia shinshuensis DNA window includes the following coding sequences:
- a CDS encoding APC family permease, translated as MSQLDPAISPARTAETPDDLEAAGLRRSLTLRHIVFLGLAYMAPLAVFDTFGIVADITHGHVPLSYLLVLVAVLITALSYAKMVRFYPRAGSAYTYTREAINPHLGFLVGWAATLDYLLLPMINALLSAIYMTAAFPEVPSWVWILSTIVVCTALNLIGVRIAAKVNVILVVIQVVVAVAFVGLTIKNIVEGANGAHFSMTPFLSPGIDAGAIASGAAILALSFLGFDAVSTLAEEAEHPRRDIPRAILIIVGVAGLFFVSVTYVMQVLFPDVSTVGNIVGASPEIAKYIGGAAFQALFIGGYMVAVLGCGITQQMSAARLLFAMGRDGALPKRFFGRLNKAGVPAGNVLLIAALACSAVFLDLSRAASLINFGAFVAFIFVNLSVIFTYIRFVKERGWRPALGFVVLPALGVAVNVALWFSLEPSAMIVGAVWVAIGLGYLLWRTRLFRVAPPALSGPVEER; from the coding sequence ATGTCCCAGCTCGACCCCGCCATCTCCCCCGCCCGCACCGCCGAGACGCCCGACGACCTGGAGGCCGCCGGCCTGCGCCGCAGCCTCACCCTCCGACACATCGTGTTCCTGGGCCTCGCCTACATGGCGCCGCTCGCTGTCTTCGACACCTTCGGGATCGTCGCCGACATCACGCACGGCCACGTCCCGCTCTCGTACCTGCTGGTGCTCGTCGCCGTCCTCATCACGGCGCTCAGCTACGCCAAGATGGTGCGCTTCTACCCGCGCGCCGGCTCCGCCTACACGTACACCCGCGAGGCGATCAACCCGCACCTCGGCTTCCTGGTCGGCTGGGCGGCGACGCTCGACTACCTGCTGCTGCCGATGATCAACGCGCTGCTGTCGGCGATCTACATGACGGCGGCGTTCCCGGAGGTGCCGTCGTGGGTGTGGATCCTGTCCACCATCGTGGTCTGCACCGCGCTCAACCTGATCGGCGTGCGGATCGCGGCCAAGGTCAATGTGATCCTGGTCGTCATCCAGGTGGTCGTCGCGGTCGCGTTCGTCGGGCTCACGATCAAGAACATCGTGGAGGGCGCGAACGGCGCGCACTTCTCGATGACGCCGTTCCTGTCGCCGGGGATCGACGCGGGCGCGATCGCGTCGGGCGCGGCGATCCTGGCGCTGTCGTTCCTCGGCTTCGACGCGGTGAGCACGCTCGCCGAGGAGGCCGAGCACCCGCGCCGGGACATCCCGCGCGCGATCCTCATCATCGTCGGCGTCGCCGGGCTGTTCTTCGTGAGCGTCACGTACGTCATGCAGGTGCTGTTCCCGGATGTGTCCACCGTCGGCAATATCGTCGGGGCGTCCCCGGAGATCGCGAAGTACATCGGCGGGGCGGCGTTCCAGGCGCTCTTCATCGGCGGCTACATGGTGGCCGTGCTCGGCTGCGGGATCACGCAGCAGATGAGCGCGGCGCGCCTTCTGTTCGCGATGGGCCGGGACGGCGCGCTGCCGAAGCGGTTCTTCGGCCGGCTCAACAAGGCGGGCGTCCCGGCCGGGAACGTGCTGCTGATCGCGGCGCTCGCGTGCTCGGCCGTCTTCCTCGACCTCAGCCGCGCGGCCTCCCTGATCAACTTCGGCGCGTTCGTGGCGTTCATCTTCGTCAACCTGTCGGTGATCTTCACCTACATCCGGTTCGTCAAGGAGCGCGGCTGGCGACCGGCCCTCGGCTTCGTGGTGCTGCCGGCGCTCGGGGTCGCGGTCAACGTGGCGCTGTGGTTCAGCCTGGAGCCGAGCGCGATGATCGTCGGCGCCGTGTGGGTGGCGATCGGCCTCGGCTATCTGCTGTGGCGGACGCGGCTGTTCCGGGTGGCGCCGCCGGCGTTGAGCGGACCGGTGGAGGAGCGCTGA
- a CDS encoding MFS transporter, translating into MLNSDTASRPAVRPSPNPSPAGSAPAVRWSRARWLLLFATCIVIALDGLDVSMVGVALPSIGKELGLQPGALQWIVSGYVLGYGSLLLLGGRLADLLGRRTVLLVALSVFTVASLAGGLSMDAGLLIASRFVKGVAAAFTAPAAFSLITTNFEEGPERNKAISIFTTFAASGFSLGLIMSGLMTSLSWRWTFLFSVPLAVLALVLGFLFVPKDARERGAGHDVVGAILLAAGMLLLVYTVVSAPGAGWGSLPTVLGFVVAGVLLAAFVVLELRVRHPLIRFGIFRVASVLRANLTAITLFGSYVSFQFVLTLYLQDVLGWSPLAMALALLPTGLVVVASAPFTDRLIDRFGPTTLIVVGLGSLSAGYLLFLRLGTAPVYWLDVLPPVVLLGVGFGVGFPSIQVQATTGVHDDEQGLAAGLVQTSAQVGGALALAVTTALIAGGPSAGAGSHDPAGLAEQLAHYRPGLYLSAGLALAGLLIAALPRRRRRTAVESAPAEL; encoded by the coding sequence GTGCTGAACTCCGACACCGCCTCCCGCCCCGCCGTCCGGCCGTCACCGAACCCGTCCCCGGCCGGCTCCGCCCCGGCCGTCCGCTGGAGCCGCGCCCGCTGGCTGCTGCTCTTCGCCACCTGCATCGTCATCGCCCTCGACGGCCTCGACGTCTCGATGGTCGGCGTCGCACTCCCCTCGATCGGCAAGGAGCTCGGCCTCCAGCCCGGCGCCCTGCAGTGGATCGTGTCGGGCTACGTGCTCGGCTACGGCAGCCTCCTGCTGCTCGGCGGACGCCTGGCCGACCTGCTCGGGCGGCGCACCGTGCTCCTGGTCGCGCTCAGCGTCTTCACCGTCGCCTCCCTCGCCGGCGGGCTCTCGATGGACGCCGGCCTCCTGATCGCCAGCCGGTTCGTCAAGGGCGTCGCAGCCGCGTTCACCGCCCCGGCGGCGTTCTCGCTGATCACGACCAACTTCGAGGAGGGGCCGGAGCGCAACAAGGCCATCTCGATCTTCACGACCTTCGCCGCGAGCGGCTTCTCGCTCGGCCTCATCATGAGCGGCCTGATGACGTCGCTGAGCTGGCGCTGGACGTTCCTCTTCTCCGTCCCGCTCGCCGTGCTCGCGCTGGTGCTCGGGTTCCTGTTCGTGCCGAAGGACGCCCGCGAGCGCGGCGCCGGCCACGACGTCGTCGGCGCGATCCTGCTGGCGGCCGGGATGCTGCTGCTCGTCTACACCGTGGTCTCCGCGCCCGGCGCCGGCTGGGGCTCGCTGCCGACGGTCCTCGGCTTCGTGGTCGCCGGTGTGCTGCTCGCCGCGTTCGTGGTCCTGGAGTTGCGGGTGCGGCATCCGCTGATCCGGTTCGGGATCTTCCGGGTCGCGTCGGTGCTGCGCGCGAACCTCACCGCGATCACGCTGTTCGGCTCGTACGTGTCGTTCCAGTTCGTGCTCACGCTCTACCTGCAGGACGTCCTCGGCTGGTCGCCGCTCGCCATGGCGCTCGCACTGCTGCCGACCGGACTGGTCGTGGTCGCGAGCGCCCCGTTCACGGACCGCCTGATCGACCGCTTCGGGCCGACCACGCTGATCGTGGTCGGGCTCGGCTCGCTCTCCGCGGGCTACCTGCTGTTCCTCCGGCTCGGCACCGCCCCGGTCTACTGGCTCGACGTGCTGCCTCCGGTCGTGCTGCTCGGCGTCGGCTTCGGCGTCGGCTTCCCGTCCATCCAGGTGCAGGCGACGACGGGCGTCCACGACGACGAGCAGGGCCTCGCGGCCGGACTGGTGCAGACCAGCGCCCAGGTCGGCGGCGCCCTCGCACTGGCGGTGACGACCGCGCTGATCGCGGGAGGCCCGTCCGCGGGAGCCGGGTCGCACGACCCGGCCGGCCTGGCGGAGCAGCTCGCGCACTACCGACCGGGGCTGTACCTGAGCGCGGGGCTGGCGCTGGCCGGCCTCCTCATCGCGGCGCTGCCCCGGCGACGGCGGCGGACCGCAGTGGAGTCCGCCCCGGCCGAGCTCTGA
- a CDS encoding MarR family winged helix-turn-helix transcriptional regulator, translating into MNEPVDVSARWRELQGLYLSTAAELERTLQQTHQLGLSEYEVLDLVAGYANESCTMRNLVDLTPMTQSALSRVVERLVKAGLVERSTCDYDRRALFVGITADGARVHDDAKREYDGLLEKAFAGAGTA; encoded by the coding sequence GTGAACGAACCGGTCGACGTCTCGGCCCGCTGGCGCGAGCTGCAGGGCCTCTACCTCAGCACCGCCGCCGAGCTCGAGCGCACCCTCCAGCAGACCCACCAGCTCGGCCTCAGCGAGTACGAAGTGCTCGACCTGGTCGCCGGCTACGCGAACGAGTCGTGCACCATGCGCAACCTCGTGGACCTCACCCCGATGACCCAGAGCGCACTCTCCCGCGTCGTCGAGCGCCTCGTGAAGGCGGGCCTCGTGGAGCGGAGCACCTGCGACTACGACCGGCGCGCGCTGTTCGTCGGCATCACCGCCGACGGCGCGCGCGTGCACGACGACGCCAAGCGCGAGTACGACGGGCTGCTGGAGAAGGCGTTCGCGGGGGCGGGCACCGCCTGA
- a CDS encoding zinc-binding dehydrogenase — translation MRAIVQDEFGDPARVLKVEERPLPEPGAGQVRVRTVLSPIHNHDLWTIRGTYGFKPALPAGAGTEAVGVVDAVGDGVTALSVGQRVVTGGTFGVWAEAFVAPAGALIPVPDGLSDEVAAQLVAMPFSALSLLDSLDVKPGEVILQNAANGAVGRLLAQFAATRDEKVIGIVRRQHDADALAAQGIPNLVATAGDDWRERVRDLADGAPIAVAVDSVGGDASGDLTGLLSDGGTLVSFGSTGGEPMRIPSGDVIFRQIAVTGFWGSKVSASMEPGKRAELFGELIRAAATGAITLPVEAVFGFDQVREAVEVATRSGRSGKVLLRP, via the coding sequence ATGCGCGCGATCGTCCAGGACGAGTTCGGCGACCCGGCACGGGTCCTGAAGGTGGAGGAGCGGCCGCTCCCCGAACCGGGGGCGGGGCAGGTGCGCGTCCGCACCGTCCTCTCGCCCATCCACAACCACGACCTGTGGACCATCCGCGGCACGTACGGCTTCAAGCCGGCGCTGCCGGCGGGTGCTGGCACCGAGGCTGTGGGCGTCGTGGACGCGGTCGGCGACGGGGTCACGGCGCTCAGCGTCGGGCAGCGCGTGGTCACGGGCGGGACCTTCGGGGTCTGGGCCGAGGCGTTCGTCGCGCCGGCCGGGGCGCTCATCCCGGTGCCGGACGGGCTCTCCGACGAGGTGGCCGCCCAGCTGGTCGCGATGCCGTTCAGCGCTCTGAGCCTGCTCGACTCGCTCGACGTGAAACCGGGGGAGGTCATCCTCCAGAACGCGGCGAACGGCGCGGTCGGGCGGCTGCTCGCCCAGTTCGCGGCGACCCGCGACGAGAAGGTCATCGGGATCGTCCGGCGCCAGCACGACGCCGACGCGCTCGCAGCACAGGGCATCCCGAACCTGGTCGCGACCGCCGGCGACGACTGGCGCGAGCGCGTGCGCGACCTCGCGGACGGCGCGCCCATCGCGGTCGCGGTCGACTCGGTCGGCGGCGACGCGAGCGGCGACCTCACGGGTCTCCTGTCCGACGGCGGCACGCTGGTGTCGTTCGGCTCGACCGGCGGCGAGCCCATGCGGATTCCGTCCGGCGATGTCATCTTCCGGCAGATCGCGGTCACGGGCTTCTGGGGCAGCAAGGTGAGCGCCTCGATGGAGCCGGGGAAGCGCGCCGAGCTGTTCGGCGAACTCATCCGCGCCGCGGCGACGGGTGCGATCACGCTGCCGGTGGAGGCCGTGTTCGGGTTCGACCAGGTCCGGGAGGCGGTGGAGGTCGCCACCCGCTCCGGCCGCTCCGGCAAGGTGCTGCTGCGCCCCTAG